TTTTGAATGGTTACTAGGTTCACAGCGTTTTGTAATTCGCTCCACGTGGTGTTTAATTCCTTTAAAAATAATTTGCCAGTTTCGGTCAGTCCGTAATATTTTCTTGGTGGTCCAGAAGTAGACTCTTCCCAACGGTAATTAAGAAGTCCGGCATTTTTCAATCGTGTAAGTAGTGGGTAAATGGTACCTTCCACTACGAGCAGTTTAGCGTCTTTTAAGGTATCTAAAATTTCTGCTACATAAGCATCGTCGTCTTTTAAGACCGATAGTATGCAGAATTCCAAAACCCCTTTGCGCATTTGTGCTTTTGTGTTTTCTATTTTCATAAGTCCTTTAATATTGTTTTTTTAAAGTCTTCTGCAGTGCGCATTCGAGACATTTAAATTGATTGATGATTTTACCCATGCTTGCGTCATGTTCTAAAACATTTTGATAATGTGAAACTGTTCATTTTTTGATTGATTTGATGATGATTTATTGATGAAATTTATTTTAAGAAATTGATTGTTAGTGGGTATTTATAATATGCGCCATCTCGTGCTTTTAAACTTGCTATAACTATTAAAACAAGTTCAATAATAAAACCTATAATAGCCAAAACACCTAAGCCACCACCAATATATAAAAGAGGGGAAGGCTTGCCGATGTTGATATGAAAATCGTGAAAACCATGAAAGTCTATAAAGTCTAAACCACTAAACATTTTAAATATGAAAAATGGAACCGTTATAGCACCAAGGATAATGGCATAAAGCAAAATACTTACTTGAAAATTAATGGCTTGTTTTCCATGGGCATCTATAAATTCAGACTTCTCTTTATTGGCAACCCATAATATTATAGGTCCGATAAAATTTCCAAACGGAATAATAAACCTACTAAAGGTTGATAAATGAATGAATGTGGCGATGTTTTTTTGGTGGTTATCTAACATGATTTAAAAGCATATAATAGTTTCTTATGCAAATATATGTCTTTAAACAGGTATTATGTTACGCATAGTACTGATAATTAACATAAATTTAACATTTATAGGAATGGATTATTTTCATAACTTAGTGAAAAATTCAGACGGTCTCTAAATCATTACATATGAATATAACTCCCAGAAAACTAAATGTTTTCACTTTGTTTAAGCTGCCTTCAGCCTTTTTTTGTGGTGTTCGCACACAGTATATAGATGCTGAAAAATGCATTGTTAGAGTCACCCATCGATGGATAAACCAAAATCCTTTTAAGTCCATGTTTTGGGCGGTACAAGGTATGGCGGCAGAGTTTTCAACTGGGGCTTTAATGATGGCGAAAATTAAAGAATCTGGAAAACAGGTTTCCATGTTAGTAACATCAAATTCGGCAACATTTTCAAAAAAAGCAACGGGTAAAATTACCTTTACTTGTAACGATGGAAGTTTAATAGATGAAGCATTACAAAAAACAATTGAAACAGGCGAGGGACAAACCGTTCGTATGAAATCTGTTGGGATCAATGAAGAAGGTGTTGAGGTTTCTGCCTTTGTTTTTGAATGGAGTGTGAAGGTTAGGTAGTTAGATGGTTAGACTGGTTAGACTGGTTAGATTGTTAGACTGGTTAGATTGTTAGACGGTTAGAAAGTTAGACGGTTAGAAAGAAGTTTTTAAACGACAAGACGCACCTTTCACCTTTCACCTTTTCACGTTTTACCAAACCCAGCACCCAACACCCATCACCCAGAACCTAGTGTCCAGCACCCAACACCCAGCTATATGTAACATTATGAGTGTTTTTAAGACATACAAATTAACGAATCAATAAATCAACAAATTAACAAATCAAAAATAACATGACAGCACACGAAATTGACTATAGAATCTACGGCGAAGAAATGCAATATGTAGAAATAGAACTCGACCCGCAAGAAGGGGTGATTGCCGAAGCAGGTAGTTTTATGATGATGGACGATGGCATTAAAATGGAGACTATTTTTGGTGATGGGTCTCAAAACGATTCTGGATTTTTAGGAAAAATTTTAGGCGCGGGAAAACGCATACTAACAGGTGAAAGTTTGTTTATGACGGCTTTCTATAATAATTTAACGGGAAAACGAAATGTAAGTTTTGCATCGCCATATCCCGGAAAAATCATTCCTATTGATTTAACAGAGTTTAGAGGCAAGTTTATTTGCCAAAAAGATGCGTTTTTATGCGCAGCTAAAGGTGTGAGCGTTGGAATAGAATTCAGTAAAAGATTAGGTCGCGGACTTTTTGGTGGCGAGGGTTTCATCATGCAAAAGCTAGAAGGTGATGGTATGGCGTTTGTACATGCAGGCGGTACTATGGCAAAAAAGGTATTGCAACGTGGGGAAATCTTGCGTGTGGATACGGGTTGTATTGTCGGGTTTACCCAAGATATCGATTATGATATTGAATTTGTGGGTGGTATTAAAAACACCATTTTTGGTGGTGAAGGGTTGTTTTTTGCCAAATTGCAAGGTCCCGGAATTGTTTATATCCAATCCTTGCCATTTAGCAGATTAGCTGGTCGCGTATTGGCATCGGCACCTCAAGGTGGTGGCAAAGATAAAGGCGAAGGGAGTATTTTAGGTGGTTTGGGTAATATTTTAGATGGCGATAATAGATTTTAAAAGGTCTTGTTCTTAAACAATTTAACAAGGCTGTCTAAAAAGTCCTTTACATTTAATTTGTCAGGTTGAGACTTTTGTTAAAGTTTTTAACTAGCGAATGCGATGACGTATTTTGTGCAAGTTTAACAAAAAGTCACAATATTTCCGAGGCACAGCGTAGTGTTTATATACCTGTGGTTGAGTATGGTTTTCAGAAAATAGGGGTAGCGATTATGGTGCTTATTTATAATAATGCCCGAATGGTAGTCTAGCAAGCATAAAAATTTTCTGGGTGTGATTTTAAAAAATAATGTAGGATGAAAAAAATCAGGAAAAACGCAGGAGGGATCGATATCGGAGCCAAAAAAATCTTCATAGGTCTTGAAGATAAGGAGGTTCGCAGTTTTGATACCTTCACATCAGATCTGGAACAGGCGGTATCTTACTTAGAGGAAAACAATGTAACCTCAGTGGCCATGGAAGCCACGGGAGTGTATTGGGTCATCCTCTATGATATATTGAAGGCAAGAGGCATCGATGTATGGTTGGTGGATGGCAGGAGCACAAAACAAGTTCCAGGCAGAAAGACCGATGTAAAGGACTGTCAATGGATACAGCAATTGCACAGCTATGGTTTGTTGAACCGTTGTTTTGTTGCAGATGAACTGGTACATGAACTAAGGAGCTATCAACGCCTGCGCGAAGATCACATCCGTAGTGCTGCTATGCATATTAACCATATGCAAAAAGCACTGACCCTGATGAACGTTCGGCTAAAAGAAGTTCTGGACCAAGTTCACGGGGTAAGTGGATTGAAAATAATCAGGGCGATCTTAAAGGGCGAAAGGGATCCCGGGGTTTTGGTAAAGCTATGCCATGGGAGTGTGTTGAAAACAAAAAAGGAACTGATCCTTAAATCCTTGAAAGGGCACTACAATGAAGCAGGGCTATTTGCTTTGGGCCAAGCAGTGGTGTGCTATGATTTTTATCAACAACAAATTGCCGGTTGTGATCTGAAAATGGAAGAAGTCCTTAAAAAGATGGGGGCAAACCGGCCTAAAGTATCAAATAAGGCAACTCCACGAAAAAACGTGAGGCACCACAAACCAAATATAGAAGGAATGGACCGTTATCTATTGCAAATATTTGAAGGCAAAGATGCTACGGTCCTACCCGGTATAACAGATTATAATTGGATGCAGCTCCTATCGGAAATAGGGACTGATTTACATAAATGGAAAACAGAAAAGCATTTTACTTCCTGGTTGGGACTGGCGCCAAAACAGCACCATTCGGGCAAGATGAAAAAAAACTATAAGGCTAAAGGACAACCAAAGGCCGGCCTGATATTTAAGCAAGCGGCCACGAGCCTGCTCAACAGCAAGAAAATTGCATTGGGTGCTTTTGGCAGAAAGATAAGGGCAAAGAAAGGGGCATCACCGGCAATAAAGGCAATGGCAAGAAAACTGGCAGAGCTCTATTGGAAGCTATTTGTTAAAGGACTGTCATATGTAGAGAAGGGAATCAAAGATTATGAGGAGAAGATCTTGTTTAATAAACAAAAGAACATTATGAAAATGGCAAGAGAACTTGGTTTGTCAATTAGCTATAAAACAGCGGTTTAGCAAATACGTCAATGGTAGCTTGTCGAAACCGATATTGATTACCAGTAAGTTAAAATATTTCGACAAAGCCTGTGCTGAGCTTGTCGAAGTGCTCAATATGAACTGTGTTTATTTCCAAATTTATTTTAGTTAATTTTTACTGAATAATATTCTTTTTTTGTTGCAATAGCAAAAGCTTGTTTTAATAGTTTGTTTACAACTGCAATTAATGCAAGCTTTTTTGATTTCCCTTTTTCTACTAACCTGTCATATAATTCTTTACAGGTTTTGTTACATTTTTTTGCTGACCATGCACAAACATACAGCATAGCTCTTATTTTACTCATTCCCATTTTACAAATTTTCGATCTACCCTTTACACTTGTTCCAGATTCAAATATTCTTGGTGATATTCCAACATAAGAAGCAAGTTGTTTATGATTCTTAAACTTGCTAAATCCTCCTGATATTACAATCAAAAACAAAGATGTTTTAGCTCCCATTCCTGGAATGCTTTTTAGTTGATTAAACATTTCTTGATGATGGGTTTTTATTATTAACTCCATTCTTTTTTCAATTTGTTTAATCTCTTGTTCTATTGTTTCTAAAACAGAATTAATACTTTTTTCAAGGGTTTTACTTTTTATAGGGTTTTGATTAAAAGCTTCTCTTTGAACTATATATCCTGTTCTATTTTTATTCAATTGTTCTAGATATGCCTGCATTTGCTTAAGCTCTAAAACATAATCTGCTTCTGGTTGCCAGAGATTTGGTCGTTCGGTTTTTCCATATTCTGCAATTAGCATAGCATCTTTTCTATCTGTTTTTGCCCGACTCATTCGCATTTGAGAAAACCTCCTGACTATCAATGGATTTACAACACAAACACCAATCCCACTCTCTGATAAAAAAGTAGCTAACTTTAGATAGTATGGACCGCTAGCTTCCATTATGCAAATAGATTCTGATGCATTTAAAAGTTCTGAAAACAAAATAAAACCTTCATGATTATTAGCAAATTTAAAATACTTATACTTGCTTTCAGAATTACAAATAGCAACATCAAAAGTTAATTTTGAAATATCAATTCCAACATAATTTTTGCTTTTTTTCATACATTTGCTTTTAAGGAAATTAAAGTAAACGGAAGAAATCTGCTTGAGACTTATCAATCCTAAATACGGTCTTTATGACCAATGAACTGTCCAAGTTCAAAAGCAGAGAGAGAAAGGAACTAGCATATTGAACAGTCTTAATTGACCAATGACAAGATTTAGCTTTTATCTTTCTCTTTCTTCTGTTGAAATAAATTTATAAAATATTAAAAGAACTTCCTTTTGCAAACATAGGATGACATAGAACTAGACTTTTTAGACAGCCTCATTAAAAACACACTTATATTATCTAATACTTAACAAATTTAATGCTTTTGGCATTTTCTATAGTTTTAGAAATAGCTTTAAGAACATAAACACCATCGTTAAGTTGAGATAGATTAATTAAATAAGATTGAGGGGCATGTATGGATAAAACTTCTTGACCAACCAGGTTGAAAATTTTTAGACTTTGAACATTTTCTAAAGATTCTTCTGTGTGTAATGCCAATATTTTATTGTTGTTATTGTATGATGTGAAAAAGTTTTTATGTTCAAAGGAAATAGTTCCTAATGAATTTTCATTTTTGAACGCCATTGAAAACTGATTGCTTTTTGTTCCGGAATTTAAGAATAGTTGCACATCGCCATCTCTCAAGTTGTAATAGTTGTTTTGGATATTGTCAACTAAATAAATGTTTAAATCATCGGGAACATTTTCCATGTTGCTAATCGAAAATTTATATAGACCAGCATCCGAAACTTTAATACCTAGGGGCAATTGGTCTTCAATATGTATTTCTGGTAACGCTTGAATTACCAAGCGTTCATTATTTAATACCCAATATAGGTCATTTTTAAAGCTGTCATACGATTTGGCATCGTAGCCTCTATCATAGCCGTTAGTAGTTTTTTCATCGTAGCCAAGCCCAATTATTTTTGTATAGCCTTTTGGTTCAGTAAACGAAAACCAAATTTTAGGTCTGTTGTCTTCATTTATAGTTTGTTTGTTTTTAGTGCTGGTTTTAAAATAAATGGTTTCGTTTGCAGATTCACGGGCAAAACCGCGTTGGGCATTATTAAACACCAAAGAACCTGAATTTAAAATGGTTGTAAAAAAGCCTTGTCCCATATTTATATATTGTGTGGGTGCGGGCTTTGATGAAGTACCATTGCCACTTGTTAATCCGGAGGCATCGGCAACTGCAGGTAAGGGCATCATTAAATTGTAAGTGGCATAACCTCCCTCGTAATTAGCTAAATAATGACTATTATTGGTTGCGAACGATTCCCAAAAATATAACGAGCCATCAATAACTGATAAATTATCTGTAATAAATTGATTGGCATCTAAAGTAGAAGGGTATGGGTTTCCTATTAAAAATTCGGTATTTTCGGTAACAGAAATTGTATAATCTCCATCATTAGGGATGCCCCTAAAAACAAATTCTTGTTCGGTGGTCGAGGCTCCAGAACCTTTCATTGTAAAACCAACCCCTGGCGATAAATTAGCTGTTGGAGATAGTTTTTCCCAAGCATTATAATCTCCAATGGGACCTTTAAAACCATAAAGCCACCTACTGCTTAAGGTAATTGGTGATGTTGAAGGGTTAGGGTTTAATGCACTCGTAAAATTCACGGTTCCAGTAGCATCTTCTAAATAACCAATTCTCCAAAAACCATCTCTATTTACGGGAGCACTCCAGTAATTATAATTATATAGATTGGTAGTGCCTTGTTGCTTAATTCTAAAACTTCCACTGCCAGAGTTAGCAGTAGTTCCCGTATGGTTTTGTATAAGTTGTGCTTCACCCAGCAAATCTAAAGTGCCATTTATAACAACTCGGTCTTCTGTTTCCAATAACACGCCGTCGGCAACATTTAAAATGGCTCCAGTTTCAACTTCAACTTCCCTTACATGGGCATCAAAAGTTAAGGTTGCGGCTCCTCCAGATTTTACAGTTAATTTTAAACATAAATTAGTACTGTTTGGAGCATTTCCAGAGCCAACACCATTGTGAAAATTTGAGCCATCCCAAACAATTTGATCTATATAGCGGAGTGTAAAATAATTATTGTTGTTAAAAGAAACTCCGGTCGCTGTAGCTGTTGAGCCTGAAATAGTTAAAGGGTAAATAGTTGGTGATGAGAAATTGTTATTGTTGTCAACAATCAACTGTAAAGGCGAACAACTTTGTTTGTCAGTTAAGTTGATGCCGCTAATATCAAAAGATACGGTTACGGTTTCTATATGGCCTCCAGTTTTGCTTACACGCCATTTGGAGTTTAACTGTTCTGTGTAATTGCTGGTATTTGTGGAAAAAGTATAAGTAGGGTTTTTAGTTTCTTCACCCCAAAATAAAAAGCTTCCATTGGCTAATGAAGACGGATCGCTTATTCTTACAATGCCAGTACCCTTTGATTCTGTATGGTTTGAGCCATCGGATGCTTGCCCAATACCCGCTACATGATGGTCAAAATCACCATTACCAGGGTTGTCTCTGGTGTAAAAATCATTACTTGCTAATGATTGTCCATATTTTGCGGCTAGATAATTTTCAATAATTGTACGTTTTGCTTGATTTAAGTGCTCTTTAAAAACAATAACCTCTGCAATATTACCATTCATATTTTTATCTCCTTGTTCACCTATCCCAAAATCAGTCCAACTTTGCAATGTATTATTATATGATATGTTAGAAGATAATGTAGAGTTTACATATTGTCCAATAGTACTCCCATCAAAGTCTTGGGTTATAATATAGCATTGTCCTGGAGTTAGTGTTGTGCTCTGTGGGAGACTTCTTTGGTTTCCACTGGATTCAACACCTCTTCCCCATAGTTTACCACTTGCTTTGTTTACCCACATTCCAACCGATTTCATATTTGTAGTTGCAGTAAAGGCTTGTCCAGAAGGAGAGCCTTGAATAACACCATCATTATCATTTATGTAAGAGTTGAATTTGGCAACAACAAATATGGTTAATTGTGAGCTTGTTCCATTTGTTAAACTAGAAAGCATACGATCGTCAATACCATCGAAGTTTAAAGTTGCATACCCATTTAAATTATTAGTGTTTAGTATTGGTCTCCTTGAGCTTGTTGTTGTAGCATTATTAGCATTACCGGAATTGTCATTCCATTGCAATATTAAATCGCCATCAGCTCCAGAAAGCGTTCCAGCATCCGTAAATACATTTTTTTCAGCTATAAGCCATAACTCATTATTGGTAGCACTTCCAATACCACCAGGACCTGTTTGCGAATACGTATTATTAAAAAAAAGGACAATAAGGAAAATGGAAAATAATTTAAAAATATTCATTGTGTGAGAGACATTGAAAGTTGAGAGACAATACTGTTATGTTAGCAATTTATAAATTAGAGAAACTTAACGCTGCTAAATTACAAGTTTAGTGCTATTCTTTAAAATATTTACTTACTAAAATGATTAAATTACTTACTAAAAGCCTTAAATTTTTTAAATAGCATTACAAACTGGTTTTGTTGGATTTGAATATAGTCAAGCTTTTTTAAAAATATTAAAACGTTAATTTTAATTAAAACTTAAAAAAACTTATTTTTTTTTACTAAATTTAAAAGTTGAATTAAAAATAGGAGCTTATTAAAAAAATCTACTTTTATCACAAACCTAAACCTTAATAAAACTATGGCAAGAGCAATGCTTGATTATACCAAAACTGTACTTAAAAAAGTTAGTTTTGATGCATCATTGTTTTGCAAAGAAGTACAAAAGGCAGTACAACGATTATTGCCTCATGAGTTGGAAGAGCTTAAATTATTTATTCTTTCTCTTGTACAGCAAAACCCAGAACTAAATCAATGTTTAATTTATTTAAAACCACAAAAAAGGGTCGCTATATAGTGACCCTTTTTTGTTTTTGGGCTAACGGACTTATAATTTTTACATCTTGAAAAGCAATAGCACCACGCACGACGCCCGATATAACATCTTGTAGGGCTTCAATAATTTGCATTTTTAATTCACTTTTATGATAAATTAAACTCACTTCTCTAGCTGGTGAAGGCTCATTAAAATAATGCAGGTTTTCTTTTTCCCTATCATTAATATCCAAAGTGTGCAAATAGGGAAGTAGCGTCATACCCAAACCTTCGTTCGATAATTTTATCAATGTTTCAATACTGCCACTTTCTAGTTGAAATACTTCGTCCGAATTATCTTTAAAGGCTTTGCATAGATTAAGCACACCGTCTCTAAAACAATGCCCGTCTTCAAGTAGTAGCATGTCGTTTATATCTAAATCGGCCACATCAATTTTTTTATTCGAATGAAGTCTATGACCTTTAGGAATATAACTTACAAAAGGTTCAAAATAAAGAACGCGCTCTTTTATGTTTTCGTCCTCTAAAGGTGTTGCAGCAATGGCTGCGTCCAAATGACCGTCTTTTAGGCGATCAATAATTTCTTCGGTTGTTAATTCTT
This genomic window from Mariniflexile sp. TRM1-10 contains:
- a CDS encoding PadR family transcriptional regulator, with product MKIENTKAQMRKGVLEFCILSVLKDDDAYVAEILDTLKDAKLLVVEGTIYPLLTRLKNAGLLNYRWEESTSGPPRKYYGLTETGKLFLKELNTTWSELQNAVNLVTIQKKQH
- a CDS encoding DUF4870 domain-containing protein, with the translated sequence MLDNHQKNIATFIHLSTFSRFIIPFGNFIGPIILWVANKEKSEFIDAHGKQAINFQVSILLYAIILGAITVPFFIFKMFSGLDFIDFHGFHDFHINIGKPSPLLYIGGGLGVLAIIGFIIELVLIVIASLKARDGAYYKYPLTINFLK
- a CDS encoding DUF4442 domain-containing protein, which encodes MNITPRKLNVFTLFKLPSAFFCGVRTQYIDAEKCIVRVTHRWINQNPFKSMFWAVQGMAAEFSTGALMMAKIKESGKQVSMLVTSNSATFSKKATGKITFTCNDGSLIDEALQKTIETGEGQTVRMKSVGINEEGVEVSAFVFEWSVKVR
- a CDS encoding TIGR00266 family protein, whose protein sequence is MTAHEIDYRIYGEEMQYVEIELDPQEGVIAEAGSFMMMDDGIKMETIFGDGSQNDSGFLGKILGAGKRILTGESLFMTAFYNNLTGKRNVSFASPYPGKIIPIDLTEFRGKFICQKDAFLCAAKGVSVGIEFSKRLGRGLFGGEGFIMQKLEGDGMAFVHAGGTMAKKVLQRGEILRVDTGCIVGFTQDIDYDIEFVGGIKNTIFGGEGLFFAKLQGPGIVYIQSLPFSRLAGRVLASAPQGGGKDKGEGSILGGLGNILDGDNRF
- a CDS encoding IS110 family RNA-guided transposase, which codes for MKKIRKNAGGIDIGAKKIFIGLEDKEVRSFDTFTSDLEQAVSYLEENNVTSVAMEATGVYWVILYDILKARGIDVWLVDGRSTKQVPGRKTDVKDCQWIQQLHSYGLLNRCFVADELVHELRSYQRLREDHIRSAAMHINHMQKALTLMNVRLKEVLDQVHGVSGLKIIRAILKGERDPGVLVKLCHGSVLKTKKELILKSLKGHYNEAGLFALGQAVVCYDFYQQQIAGCDLKMEEVLKKMGANRPKVSNKATPRKNVRHHKPNIEGMDRYLLQIFEGKDATVLPGITDYNWMQLLSEIGTDLHKWKTEKHFTSWLGLAPKQHHSGKMKKNYKAKGQPKAGLIFKQAATSLLNSKKIALGAFGRKIRAKKGASPAIKAMARKLAELYWKLFVKGLSYVEKGIKDYEEKILFNKQKNIMKMARELGLSISYKTAV
- a CDS encoding IS110 family RNA-guided transposase codes for the protein MKKSKNYVGIDISKLTFDVAICNSESKYKYFKFANNHEGFILFSELLNASESICIMEASGPYYLKLATFLSESGIGVCVVNPLIVRRFSQMRMSRAKTDRKDAMLIAEYGKTERPNLWQPEADYVLELKQMQAYLEQLNKNRTGYIVQREAFNQNPIKSKTLEKSINSVLETIEQEIKQIEKRMELIIKTHHQEMFNQLKSIPGMGAKTSLFLIVISGGFSKFKNHKQLASYVGISPRIFESGTSVKGRSKICKMGMSKIRAMLYVCAWSAKKCNKTCKELYDRLVEKGKSKKLALIAVVNKLLKQAFAIATKKEYYSVKIN
- a CDS encoding T9SS type A sorting domain-containing protein translates to MNIFKLFSIFLIVLFFNNTYSQTGPGGIGSATNNELWLIAEKNVFTDAGTLSGADGDLILQWNDNSGNANNATTTSSRRPILNTNNLNGYATLNFDGIDDRMLSSLTNGTSSQLTIFVVAKFNSYINDNDGVIQGSPSGQAFTATTNMKSVGMWVNKASGKLWGRGVESSGNQRSLPQSTTLTPGQCYIITQDFDGSTIGQYVNSTLSSNISYNNTLQSWTDFGIGEQGDKNMNGNIAEVIVFKEHLNQAKRTIIENYLAAKYGQSLASNDFYTRDNPGNGDFDHHVAGIGQASDGSNHTESKGTGIVRISDPSSLANGSFLFWGEETKNPTYTFSTNTSNYTEQLNSKWRVSKTGGHIETVTVSFDISGINLTDKQSCSPLQLIVDNNNNFSSPTIYPLTISGSTATATGVSFNNNNYFTLRYIDQIVWDGSNFHNGVGSGNAPNSTNLCLKLTVKSGGAATLTFDAHVREVEVETGAILNVADGVLLETEDRVVINGTLDLLGEAQLIQNHTGTTANSGSGSFRIKQQGTTNLYNYNYWSAPVNRDGFWRIGYLEDATGTVNFTSALNPNPSTSPITLSSRWLYGFKGPIGDYNAWEKLSPTANLSPGVGFTMKGSGASTTEQEFVFRGIPNDGDYTISVTENTEFLIGNPYPSTLDANQFITDNLSVIDGSLYFWESFATNNSHYLANYEGGYATYNLMMPLPAVADASGLTSGNGTSSKPAPTQYINMGQGFFTTILNSGSLVFNNAQRGFARESANETIYFKTSTKNKQTINEDNRPKIWFSFTEPKGYTKIIGLGYDEKTTNGYDRGYDAKSYDSFKNDLYWVLNNERLVIQALPEIHIEDQLPLGIKVSDAGLYKFSISNMENVPDDLNIYLVDNIQNNYYNLRDGDVQLFLNSGTKSNQFSMAFKNENSLGTISFEHKNFFTSYNNNNKILALHTEESLENVQSLKIFNLVGQEVLSIHAPQSYLINLSQLNDGVYVLKAISKTIENAKSIKFVKY
- a CDS encoding hydrogen peroxide-inducible genes activator, translating into MTITQLYYVLAVAENQNFTKAAEKCFVTQPTLSMQIQKLEEELDIQIFDRSKKPIELTDVGRKIVTQARNIVNESYRIQDIVDQQKGFIGGEFKLGIIPTIMPTLLPMFLKNFIKKHPKIKLKIEELTTEEIIDRLKDGHLDAAIAATPLEDENIKERVLYFEPFVSYIPKGHRLHSNKKIDVADLDINDMLLLEDGHCFRDGVLNLCKAFKDNSDEVFQLESGSIETLIKLSNEGLGMTLLPYLHTLDINDREKENLHYFNEPSPAREVSLIYHKSELKMQIIEALQDVISGVVRGAIAFQDVKIISPLAQKQKRVTI